The Aminivibrio sp. sequence GGTCTCCATGAAGGAGACCGGGCCACTGGCCTGGCCTCCGATGCCGCCGTTGATGGCGCTGCCCCGCTCCCGGAGATGGCCGAAATTGCCTCCCACCCCGCCGCCGTACTTGCTGATCACGGCCGCATCCTTCACGCCGTCGAAGATACCGTCGATGCTGTCCGGGACATCTATGACGAAGCAGGCGAAGAGCTGCTGACTCCGTGTCCTGGAGCGGCGGAGAAGGTCATAGTCCTCGAAGGTCATCTCCTCAGGCGGACAATAAATTTTACCCGAAAGCACAGGGTCCACCGTCATTCCGGCTCCGGCGCCGAAGAGGCACGGGGAGTTGAAAAGGAACCGCCTGTTGGTAATATCATCGTAGATGTTGTTTTCAAGGCGGCGGAGCCATTCGAGATCAAAAGCACTCCCGCCGAGATAGGCCGTCTCTGCGCAGGCCACGATCCTGGCGACCCTCCTGGCGAACTCGCCGAAAGACGTCTCCTTTCGGATTGATCCCGAGGCGGAATCGTACCGCCGTGCAAAATACCGCTGGTCCAGCAGCCACATCGCGTTCTCGGAGAGGCCGCTTTCTCCTCCCGCGGTCAGAGGTGACGAAAATGAAGAACGGAACCTCTCCTTGTATGAAAAAACCATGTAATACCCTCCTCCCCACACCATTAGGGGCATGGGAATGATTTCACACACAACATCTTGTGTGTGAATATTTACAGCTTAAAAAGACTACCACTTTCGGAACGGCGAAACAAGGGGGTGAAAACCTTCCGAATTCTTTCCAAACTGAGGGCAAATGTTGTTATAATGAAGACTTTCCATCTATAATCTGCAGTTTATGCGAAAGAGAGGAACAAAACAAAATGAGCCGCTACGATTTTGATTCTGTCATTGAACGGCGAGGCACTATCTGTGCAAAGTGGGACGGAATGGAGCCCATCTTTGGCTCCGGCGATCTTCTCCCCATGTGGGTTGCAGACATGGACTTCAAGGCCCCGCCGGAGGTCGTCGAGGTCCTCCGGGAACGGGTGGACCACGGTATTTTCGGCTATACCCGCCGGTTCGACCCATACCGCCAGGCCATTGCGGGATGGTTCGAGCGAAGGCACGGCTGGAAACCCGACACCGAATGGATCCGACACGCCCCCGGCGTGGTCCCCGCCCTGGCCGCCGCCATCCTCGCCTTCACCCAACCAGGGGACGGCGTGCTCGTCCAGCCGCCGGTCTATTACCCCTTCTTCGCCACTATCACCGGACGGGGACGCAGAGTGGTGGAAAACCCGCTCGTTTTTACCGGCAGCCGGTTTGAGATGGACTTCGCAGACCTGGAGAAAAAGCTGGACGACTCGTCAGTGAAGCTCGTCTTCCTGTGTTCGCCCCACAATCCCTGCGGGCGGGTCTGGACCAGGGAGGAACTGAAAAGGTTCGCCCATATCTGCGCCTCCCATGGAGTCATCGTCATTTCCGACGAAATCCACTGCGACATCCTCTTCGGGGGAGCCCGCCACGTCCCCCTTGCCGATGTTTCAGATGCCATTCGGGGCCTTTCCGTTACCACCGTGGCCCCCAGCAAGACCTTCAACATTGCGGGACTCAGCACCGCAGCGGTCATCATCCCTTCAAAACGGCTCCGGGACAATTACCAGTCCGTCATTGACTTCCTCCACATCGACGGGGGCAATGTCTTCGGGACTCTCGCCCTGGAAGCGGCCTACACGAAGGGGGACGCATGGCTGGACGAACTGCTCCTCTACCTTGAGGGCAGCCTCGACTTCATCGAAGAATTTCTCGCCGAAAGGCTCCCCGGGATCCGTCTCATCCGGCCGGAGGGAACCTACATTCCTCTCCTGGACTGCCGCTCCCTGAACCTAACGGGGCCGGAACTGCAGAACCTCCTCGTGGAAAAGGGCGGCGTCGCCCTGGATGGGGGACACTGGTTCGGCACCGGCGGAACAGGTTTTGCCCGCATCAACATCGCCACGCCGAGGGTGCTGCTGAGGGAAGGAATGGAACGGATCGAAAGGGCCGTCAGAAGCCTGGGGAAGTTACCGGCAAAAGACAGCAGGCCTTTCCAGGCCTGATCGGAAAAAAAACCCCGGATTCCCCCTTGGAATCCGGGGCTTTCCCGTTCTATCAGCGCATCATCCTCGGCAGAAAGAGGATTACGTCGGGGAAGAAGTTGAGAACCACCACGGTGACGATCAGTGCGGCCACCAGGGGAACAATCTCCTTCACCAGAGATTCCAGCTTGAGGTTGCCGATGTCGCAGGCGATAAAGAGACACAGCCCCACTGGCGGAGTATTGTGGCCTATGGCCAGGGAGATCACCATGATGATGCCGAAGAACAGGGGGTCGATTCCGAGACTCATGATGATCGGGTAAAAAATGGGGGCAAGGAGCACCATGGCCGCCGAATTGTTCAGGAAGGTCCCCACCACCAGCAGAATGAAGACCATGATGAGCTGCACCACGACGGCGTTGGTGGAGACGTTGAGTATTGAGGCGGCAATGGTCTG is a genomic window containing:
- a CDS encoding MalY/PatB family protein, with amino-acid sequence MSRYDFDSVIERRGTICAKWDGMEPIFGSGDLLPMWVADMDFKAPPEVVEVLRERVDHGIFGYTRRFDPYRQAIAGWFERRHGWKPDTEWIRHAPGVVPALAAAILAFTQPGDGVLVQPPVYYPFFATITGRGRRVVENPLVFTGSRFEMDFADLEKKLDDSSVKLVFLCSPHNPCGRVWTREELKRFAHICASHGVIVISDEIHCDILFGGARHVPLADVSDAIRGLSVTTVAPSKTFNIAGLSTAAVIIPSKRLRDNYQSVIDFLHIDGGNVFGTLALEAAYTKGDAWLDELLLYLEGSLDFIEEFLAERLPGIRLIRPEGTYIPLLDCRSLNLTGPELQNLLVEKGGVALDGGHWFGTGGTGFARINIATPRVLLREGMERIERAVRSLGKLPAKDSRPFQA
- a CDS encoding TRAP transporter large permease subunit, yielding MIPPGRFSFISLKRGYKGDEPASFKTVSRYFREAVFALFMPVIILGGIYAGIFTPTESAAVAVVYGLVVGVYIYREISWKDVSKIVLKSAKSTALVMYLMVTAEVLTYVLVSEQIPQTIAASILNVSTNAVVVQLIMVFILLVVGTFLNNSAAMVLLAPIFYPIIMSLGIDPLFFGIIMVISLAIGHNTPPVGLCLFIACDIGNLKLESLVKEIVPLVAALIVTVVVLNFFPDVILFLPRMMR